The genome window tctcagTTTCGACAAGAGGTTCAAAGTGAGGGGCATGGGAATAAGGATCCGCgactttgaaagttggttccggaacataatattgggtatctggagcttggaacgcgggttcactagaagatctATGAAGGGTAGCTCGTGGAGGGGCTACGAAAACAGGAGCGGATGTCGGAGCAGGGTATGCAGTTATTTTGGGTGGTGGAGCATGAAAGGTTTGGGACGAGGTGCCAGGGCAGTGGCGATAAGGGGTAAAGCCTGGTGCGTGCTGAGGGGAAAGATCAATGGTAATGGGATCTTGGGCTTGTGACAGTGGTGGGATGAAAGCGGGATTTTCTAGGTGGTTAGCGGGGAATGAAGGTGGAGGATGCCCCCTGACCCAGGCTTGATACATTTCTgccatttgatgcttcaacctgtagacctcctctttcaattcagactcCGATTCTACAATCTCCCTTGGCGGGTCGACAACACCCGTGTCCAattctttgctagtcatgactgccttgcACTTTGATCTAGTGTTACAagggtgacttgccaggatgccaacaaactaaccacctaaaaCAAAACCTGTATATGAGCATACAAAAACTTGGTCAGTTTTAAAAGCAATTTACAGATAGTTAATCGCACATTGGGTatgcaatgcacctgagcagTTAACGTTCCTAAATGCTTTGCGACGGCTCgtatgtttcatcccggcttttCCAAATTCTCCAATCCTGATTTTCCCTCTCTCCTTTGCTATGTTTCGCTCTTTTAATACTTATTCTTTCCTCTTTTCTTTAGTTCGacccctcttttctttcttccctcattttctctctttttctctctcttcttttctattttcttttctattttcttttaagaatatgatcgaatcctatggggattgcctacgtatcatgacgccgcatgaatcagatcattatgtAGTTCATAGAAATAGATACGaaataatttatttcatcaataaaagacatctttttggattttctattgcAAGGACTAAAAGTAGCGATGACTGCAAAAGGAAAATCTacagactcgaaataaagtaatagacaacCTTGACAAAGACGAACAAGACTCGGAGAAAGTAAAATACAGACTACTAAAGgaaatcaaaaatacataagagcctccactggtactccggaggcttgcgggacatcagccggtctccgcacgggcctgcgggcaatatcttcttgaaggcggtctaggtcaaccatcacctgtcggacgaatgtcattacagaagcaaaaaatatagacttggtcatgtcttcacattcatggcatttcattacaacataatcagctatctctttaatcctcattctgatgacacccttttcttgaagcaaacgtccaatctgctgggcccgagcctctaacacttgtgtatctgtgttgctttggtcttgtaactgcttcaggctttcttgtagttggtaaatcagtgcatagcaatgctctctttctgtCTTGAAATCCTTTGTTTGCCTGATCATTTCATTTTCCAGGGCAACCAGCTTTTTCTGTAAAATTgctacttctttgtcatatttctgcttcaactggtgGGCTAATCTAGCGTGTTCTTCCGCACCTTTGGCCAGCTTTGCTTGAGCGTTGAACAAGTCCCCTTCGACCTTTGTCAAGTCAAAACCGTAATCATGCACTTTCCTCCTCAGGttggttataattttctcatctctCTCACTTTTTGCTGGTGTCTCGGCGGCTATCTTCATTCTCTGGATCTGGgctcgaagggcttcattttccttggccaacctcttcttttccccttcatcttcagctgcctgcaaactactatcaaatttgattttttcaatCTGTTCTTCTAGCTTGTTTATAGTAGTTcggtattccttttctttagcCAACCAAACCCATTGCTCTCGTGCTCCATCggtgaattgttggacatggggCCTTTTGGCGGGCTGTTCTGGCTCTtgaccgacccaacttcttttcCTGTACCACGTGGCGTAGTTGGATCCTACTTCACCTATGGACAAATCTCGTACTTGAGTCTGTGGTTCCAGGAACCTGCATTGGTGCCAAATCTGGCGAACCCTTTCTTCTGGAAACGTGGCTTTCGGGCATATTTCAATAACATGAGGACTCAAATCTTCGTCATAGGGGATTGTTTGGTATCTGCCCAACTGGCGTAGGACCCGATGTGGGGCATATGGCTGAATACTCCGAAGACCTATTAATAAAAGAAAGCACATTCCGGCGGACATGTAGATAACTTCGTCGACCGGGAGCCAACCAAAAGCCCACTCAATTCGATTTGCATTTAAAGAACCCAAATACGCGAACCATGCCTCAGTACCTTCTTGAAACTCATGACCGTTTACTCGATTTTCATATTGTTCGATGCAATTGAGTCCGGTCAGACCGTAGTTCATGTAACCTGGGCGATGACAAAGATGTTCTACCAACCACATTTGTAAAAGCAAGTTGCAACCCTCAAAAAATTTTGTCCCGGCTCGACAAGCGGTTAAAGCTCGGTAAATTTCTGCGAGAATCATCGGTATGATAGTGCCATTGGCCCTTTTGACCATAAAGTTGGCCACTCCTGCGAGCCCCAATTCTATATGTTTGtcactccttgggcatatcagagtacctaaaaatgccaccacaaaGGCCAGACCCCTACGTGCTTCCCATTTGTCTTTATTTCCCTGATGATTCAAACCAGTGTCCGGAGTCTCAAATCCGTGGGGGTCCCCATATCGGCTGTATAAGAAACGGAATGTGCAGAATCCTCCGGctaaattttcatctttaacctgccggctaatactgaggaggtccaaaaacttatgaggggttacagttcttggtgctactggatatTGATGCCTTAACTTCCCTTCGAAACCAGCATAACCTGCTACCTCCTCTAGTGTAGGGGTCAACTCGAAATCGGAGAAGTGGAAAACATTGTGTGTCGGGTCCCAAAACAGTATCAAAGCTTCGATTATATCAACCCTTGGTTTAATTTCCAGAAGACCAGTGAGCCCACCTAAAGCCTTTGTCACAGAACGCTTGCTGACCTCCCCCAGGTCGTTCCACCACATATGGAGTCCTAGTGGAATCTCGTCTATGACTCGAAAAGGTATATTTTCAACAGTGCTCATCCTGCACATTTTATTTAAGGTGACCGGTTAAAAACAAgtgatttttgatttttatttttattttcggcCCCAAAAGAAAGATTATTTGTGCAAAATAAAACTCAAACAACTCAAGGCCACCTTTGCAAATACGGCCCTTCAGCCCTTCAGAAATGAAGATTTTAAAGCTGTGCTTGCTAAGTGGCCAAAATTAGGAAAAGAGCCATAGGTGGCTATTCTGGTAAAACAAACTTCCTGCGTCCCGTCGGGACGTTTCTGGCTATTTGGACAGAAAATGACATGccctaaatttatttatgacaaaacgatgcattttcatattttctggttatttttgcaaaaatgGTGCCGGACCC of Nicotiana tomentosiformis chromosome 7, ASM39032v3, whole genome shotgun sequence contains these proteins:
- the LOC138895283 gene encoding uncharacterized protein, which gives rise to MTSKELDTGVVDPPREIVESESELKEEVYRLKHQMAEMYQAWVRGHPPPSFPANHLENPAFIPPLSQAQDPITIDLSPQHAPGFTPYRHCPGTSSQTFHAPPPKITAYPAPTSAPVFVAPPRATLHRSSSEPAFQAPDTQYYVPEPTFKVADPYSHAPHFEPLVETEKPSRNVEQDEMFRKVKSLEQSLKNMQGIGSQVSVAYKDLCLFPDVQLPAGFKMPKFDPYDGHGDPVAYLRGFCSNMRGAGGKDELLMAYFSQSLSGAALEWYTRQDTSRWYTWDDLAQAFARHF